The genomic region ACTTTCTGACAACTCTTCTTTCAagcttttttcttcagtttcaaGACACTCATGAACACAAATATCCATTTTCATACGTTTGCTCTGCGATCCTGTTTCCTCACCATCTGAGTCCAGAGAGATAAAgctttccttcctctttctttgtgACCCCAGTTCTGATAAACCGAATGCCCTCTGAGATTCAGATCCAGCTGTTCCACTGCTGAAGCACTTTGCCCATCCTCCAGTGTCACTACAACTGACCAAACGCTGTGAGAGCTCCTTGAGTCTCTGGCTGCACTGTGGACTGTACAGACACTCTGCATTGTTAGCCCCCATGCTTCTCTTTAGCTGTTTAACCAGGGTGGTGACCCAGGGGCTTGAATGAGGGTCCTGGCTGAGGCATTTGATCAGGTGAAGGATGGTGGTTTGAGGAAGAACAGGCTGGATCAGATGGATGAAAGACAGCAGGTTTTCTTTGAATAACGCTGGGAACAGACATACCAGGGGAAGACTGGAAAAGGGGAGAAACAAAACAGTGTCATTTCATCGTATCCAGCACAAGGTAGAGGCGTTATGTTGTGGTTCAAATCACATTCGGTGATTAAAAAGATATAGAAAGTCctcctttgtcttttttgttacAAGAGTTAATACTGCATATCGTGGCAATGACTAATTTTCAAGTTAATTTATACTTTAGTAGCTTTCTTGCACATCAGTCATATTGTATTTGCATGTTACATTGAAACATATCAAAGAGAAAagcagaattctgacttttaacttttaaatacAAAGTAAATCTGCAAATCAAATGTCTACAGATGATCTGCTTAAAGTTTCTCCTGGGATTTGTTTTCAATTTGACTGCAAATCACTCATAAAACACCCTGATCAAAAACAGAGGCTTCACAAATGTTGCAGTGCACTTTAACTGAAGGGTCTTTTCAACAGGACTGTGTGCTACATTTTGTTGGGAAAAAAGTGAAACCACCCGTTTATGCATGAAAAATTAACATGTAAAAATGTACACAAAGCTCAAGTCGCTTGGGGGTCTGCTTATCTTCTCAGAgatgttttattaatttgattaGTTACATCATACCGCTTTTAGATTACTTATCAAATGTGGTCATTGCATGAAAAATGGTGTCTCCTTTTATGGCAGTCATCAAATAAATTTGAGAAATCAATACTCTCACATTTTACAGATATATTCCAGTTTAGTCTAACTGTAGGGAAGAAAATCTTCTGTGTTTACGGTGGCTCtgaaggccaaaacaaatttcaaaagatgaaacatttttacaaagttggagacaaatttacattttgaaaaacatttttacattttataaaataaaattacatcagcaaaacccttttaccaaggccaaaacaaatttacattttataaaacagatttacaaaagatgacacttttacaaagttggagacaattttacaaacgacggaacacttttatcatttctgaaacaaattaacatttcatttttacggaaagggaatgtaccaaataccggagtcgatcgagtgaggggtcattggccacggttacatggtgttttttaattcagaatgaattATTCAGGATTAAAtcattcggaattaaagtattctccttcgtgtttacatggaaatagtcattccgaattgaggtttacatggaaaacacatttaaacgtctttattcaattccgcttaaggtctgggggttgggaagggttctgattggacagggacAGTAACGTATTTatgtttaccggaagaaaacagactccagttcctgcttctttcattttcggttacaacatggaagaccacacaataagtacaactttcgctttgattttgagtatagttttgaataagcagctcgacacaaacatactgcttcactttcatcagcttaggaggagaagacagatagaggaccggagaagggaggcagaagaccatactttggcgaatcaaagccggttagtgcaacagctgctctacctcagcctggaatatgtgcccgccagcacagaatatgtgcgtcatggcgacaggacaagggaacgagcatgcgcagaatgaccggaattaatttaaagcggaatgaacgtatagaTGATCGAGGAAtcattcaattcggatttaaaatcagaataaaccagccacttacatcagatttaagtttaatacaGAATGGTCATTtacattcggaattaggtgtttacaaggtaatttaaaattttaaacttttaaagaggatttaatttttattctgaattaaagaggaactaaaagtctcatgtaaacgtagccatttagtttgttttgatggagagaaaccaaacggagctGGACAtcgtttacatattaggacatcctcgggtctcagagagaggtgtcagacctcagatgaaaaataatcatgtctCCGGAAAACTTTCAtgagtcagaattcagatgtaatggcctcagaccacatagcctcaggctaaacagagtcagactaaaaggagACAGACTTAacagtaaaagtgttccgtcatttgtaaaattgtcacCAACTTTGTAaagtttttcatcttttgtaaatctgtttaataaaatgtaaatttgttttggccttggtaaaagtgttctgctgatgtgattttgttttataaaatgcaaaattgttttccaaaatgtaaaattgtctccaactttgtaaaagtgttttatcttttgtaaatttgttttgtccttcagggccaccgtagtttttgcattaaatcagtaaaatatAAATCCTACTCTATGATCCTACTAGAGTCTACTGACCGTTCAGGCTTTAACTACTGTGGATACAGTAGTTAAAGCTGTGTGCAACAAAAACGAAGCATTATATCGACTTCTTATTGAATTCAGTGTCGTGTTTTATATGTTCATATCTAATGTGGTGTTGTTGAACTTACACAGTTAGTGCCTTGGCTTCAGTCTCTCGATAGTTAATTTCTTCCTGACACAATGTTTGTATGAAGCTACACAGCGACATATCACTGCTCCGCTGCTGTTTCTGGAAGATGTCCAGAGCTCTGAACGGACCGGAGGCTCCAGAGAGAAGCGCTAGGACCAGCAGTTTTGACTGTCCATCAAACCGGCACAGGAACCCGCTGGAGTCCATACTTCTGCATGTTCCGAGTTCTTGAAAAGGTAGCCTACTGTCAGCAACCAACCAACCCGCCACTTCTGTTCACGTTTCTTCTTCGAGTTTTCCGTCCCTCTACATTTTGCACAACACTTCCACCTAGTGGTCAAAGCTAAAAAATACACATCTTCAAAAAGGTGTAAATGAGGAGCACCACACGTTTTTTCAGTGACACAAAGTGTGaagcaatgttttattttctgtgtacaAGTACAACTTGTTTAAAAGAAGTAAAATCTTAAACTATTCAGTTTTTGCCAAATATAGAAAGGAGGGATCATCAATTGAGGCAGGTATCATCAGTAGTGGACTTAAGCAAGTAGGGCTACAGTACAATTTATCCAAGGTTACAGTACAGTTTTTATCTATTTAGGCATTTAAAACTATCATCCACTCAACACTTTAAAATAGCAAAATGTCACAATTTGCTTAGACAGGAACCTCAAATGAACTCTTATATGACAATCTGCAACAGCATTTCAAACAGTCTGGCACTGAGAGAAAACAAATTCAACCAGGGaggcatttttttctttctttctaggGCAGGGGCGACATACCGTATGCTATGGAAAGCCAAGTAAGATTAGAGAGTCTAGCAGGTGATTTCAAAAGGTTAGTTCCTCTGGCTGAAGGAGGGCTAATCAGTAAAATGACCTGCTCTAGTCCAACTGTGATTAAAATCCTGGACACACTTGGCCCTCCATGGAGCATAGATGATATTGATCATGGCTCCTCAATAGGTTTCAATGAAGATCCACGGGGACAGAATGGGCAAAACAGACGTGTTCTTCTGGGGCCAGTTTTATGGTCAGACCCCATCAATTGGTTTTAGGCACAGacaagatattaaaaaaaatatcaaaaaaaaGGTCAGACACCATACTCCTCAGCTAGGTAAAAAGGAAAGTCATAGTCATCATCCTCGTCAGAGTCATCATCACCACCGAGTAGGGTCATGGCTATAAAGAGATTGAGCAGATCTACTCCATCGtagtcatcttcatcatctatAGGATACTGTTGAGCAAGGACAAAAATGTTAGGGTGagcaaaaacacagagaccGTACATCATTCATACAAATGTAGACAGCAGGTAGAGTATTAAATTTACCTGAAACGACCCAGGGCGTGAAGCTTTGTCATGGCGATAAAGACACTCAGTTTTGAAGGGGCAGCATCTGTGTCGTGAATAATAACTGCAGCTTTTCTTactgaaagacagaaaagttGCATTTATTCACCTTCCCAAATCAATCTATCATTAATCAATGACTGGAGAGCAAGCATCTTATATCCAGGTTTGTCTGTGGCAATTAGTGTAGcacaacaaaccataaaactGTTGAAAGAAAAACCCATTTCCCAAGCTTCGTTTGGAGCGTTCATTGCACAACGCATCTTTAGAATTCAGGATGgattttatgaaaaaaataaaataaatagaattttGTATTAAATGAAAATTTCACACATGTATGCAAATTATATctacagtgtttgtttattgaagttttttttttttttttttatcaaaatagtgtgtgtgtgtgtgtgtgtgtatatgtatagatagatagatagatagatagataatttGGCCTAAACCAATTTGAAACCCAAAAAGGCACAGCTAACCCTTTGAAAGCTTATTTGGATCTGTCATaatttttaaaattgaaaaaaagttggaaaaaacagaaaaagaaaagaagtttGATAATCTCATTCTTCAAATCTGAGTATTAAAATGTTCTGTAGACTGTGCACATAAATACTTTTGGACCATTTATTTCCAAGCCTGAAGTCTATCATTTCAGCATCATTTAGAAAAAGCAACCAATTAGTTTTACAGGTTTCCAGTTGTGTTGCATCAACCCTGGATCAATTACATGTCTGGACCTTTTATCCTTCTATTGTCATTAGTGGATCTATCAAAAACAGTCTCTGTCTCCATACCTGAATTTGTCTTTAAAGGCAGCAATTAATCTCTCCTTTTCTGGTCCTTCAACCCAGTATTTGTGAGGCATGTAAAAGGCAGACCTCACTCTGCACTGTGGGCAGGTCCTGAggaataaacataaacacagtgatgtgttagATCATTGATGGTGCATTGTGCTACGTCTTGAAATATTGATAATGACACCTACTTCACTGTGTCTGGCCCAAGGTCTTTGGTTTTTCTCCACGTCATGATGCATTGTAAACAGTAGGAGTGATTACAGTTGGGCAAGATTCCAAACGTACGGCTTCCTGGATCTGTTTTATCATACACTATTTCCATGCAGATGCCACAGGTCACAATTTTACTCCGATTGAAGGCCTCAGAGTCCATCCCCGACAGTCTGGTACTTGGGTCcaccactgcagcagcagcaccaccacGGTCatctccatcatcatcacccgTTTCACTGGAAGAAGCCTCCTGGACAAAGAAATACAACCATCAGTTCAATCTTTTAGGATTATATTTGGTTCACAACATGCCCTCAAAAGGGGAAACACACCTGCTTATTTTGCATGTTATGGACACTCGCTGGAGCAATGTCTGAGCTCTGGTAGGATTCCCCAGAAGCAGAAAGAACAGAATGAGGATCTGCAGAGAAAATGGAAATATAAAGTAATGAGActcttaaaacacaaaaaaaaaaagaaaaaattcacacccttAAAATCGTCCGATACCTTGTGACTGTTCCTCAGCAATATAGGTTGCAGGACGCCCAGTACTGCGTTGAGGATTTGAGATATTAACCACAGACACTGAGCCCCTGATTTCCTGGCTGGACATCCCTTCAGCCTGCAGTGGAGAAGGCTCTGACCCTCTTCGGTTGGgcagatgataaaaaacactGGAGGAGGAGACGGTGGGCACTGAACCTCTTCTACCTGCAGCCACTTCAGGTTGAAGAACATGGAGGTACCTAATGGTTCAAAATCTTGAATTAGCAAAAGGAAATCTGTGCACActgttgcatttaaaaaaaaaaaaaatacatacaactTCAGGGAGAAAGATCATGGCTTACCTGCAGTGTTCACCGTACCAGCATGCACCTTTCTGAAAGTACCTGCATATTTGGACTGTTGGTAGAACTGGCCACTCATGTCGATAATAACACCTTGAACCAAATCTGCATGAGCCATTTAGAAAACGCCTGTAATGAAAAGGAAGGCAAGTCAATTTCTACAATAAAGCATTTGAAGgagcttttttttccttttgagtCAAATTTAAGTCGAAATGTAAAGTATGTACAGAATGTCATTGAAAAGGGACAACCAagttaacatttttgaaaaaaaaacagtaaacacgagctggtctcaggctggagcaACCACTCTAAAACCAGTATACACCCTCTACAAACAATCACTGAAAACTCTGGATAAAAAAACGAGGAACTACCACCACTGTAACATCATTAACAAATATAATTTAATGAcctttgacagttttctttgttatgcagatatgtgtctgatgtataaactaattcatgatcaggccccaccaccactgaaacaatgtgtgttactctgcaggaacaatcttagggaaACCAGGTCATCAGCAGGAGGAGACTTTTCAGCTAAACTTAGGGAGGACTGCATTttgacagtctgcattttcagtcagagcagcagaaaacagaACTCAATTCCTATTTACAGTAGAGACTGtgcaagcctcagtgtttttaaaagtaagctGTAAGTAAGTAAAACGATCATATGATCACTGAGTtaatcatctgaatgcatcaaacttgagacaatgaaatgtaattttaaatgtgttgtcggggttcccactcttttccagagatcattttagtggacatttcaaggacatttccagtggtgatcaagctggtatgacagtctaaatttagttcctaaactgtctaatatgttcctctcagtggaagtctacatagaaggcatgcagtctatggctatccatgaaatcagaTTACAAGCTtcaaaattatggcaaattgataatagaataatgcaaccacagatgtacagcacttcactttattaatgcaagcaagcaacaatgatgggcaactctcatctcagctttctcttttctcaaaaaatataaaattagctaagtaaaaaacaaaagagccagcaaaaggactctggaagctgccttactgaaataaataaataatattattattattattattattattaataataataataataataataataaataataataataggatcagtgcataaattgagctaaatagatctgaaagacaaaaatggccagaaatgttgaatggggatgtgtttttttaaccttgttagatcgcacacagtcatgttggaatcattttccaggacaatccgtgattttccaggacatttcactttttctcccaaTTTCCAGTTGTtctccagtactggaaaactggtcaactgttttccaggttgaAAATTACTTTATAAccaactctggcttgacagtttttgttttgcatggcccctgtcacaaactaataaataaaaataaaatcaagttaTCATCAAATCAGTAATTCTATATTGCTGAAGAACTGGTGATTTAAAACATGCGGCTGGGCTGCGTCATGACACCGAACTGAAGacatttcaaagttaaaaagttGAACAATAACATCCCAGCTAACTGTTTACCTTCACTGGACACAGTACCAAGTTAatgcaaacagaggaagaactaTTTTAACGCTGCTAGCGCGGTGAGTGGTAAATGTTGTCGGTCCCTGAGTGAATCAGGTCTGAATACCTCCACAGTTCATGTTTACATGCTGTCGAATAACAAGGAGAAGAAGTTTCCAACGGTCACTTCGAAGGCTAACGTTGGTTAACTTTCCGTTACCGACAGTTTGAGTTAAACCTGAGAATAACATTAAGCCAACACATGGCGAGAGTTAAACCAGGAACATAAACTAGCTTACCGTGAACAGCTAACGCTACAGACTTTTAGTTTCAGTGCTTTGTTTACATCCACCTCGTTGTCCCAGGGCACCACCCTTTCTCAGTTAAACTCCCACCAGAGCAACTTTTCCCTTTGCAATGatgtaaaacatttagtaatatTACCAAAATGCACTTTCACCCTAACGTCCGAGTTCGAATGCAGCACAGCAACTTCCAAAGTTGTAAAGGCTTTACGGCAGCTCAAGGAAATGAGTTTCTCAAATACATTCACTTTTCTTAAAAACAGGTCACTTATACTACATGTTCTGCTTACCTACAGATACCTCGATAACGGGCTGCATCCATCCTCCGTGTGTTTTGAGCATGCGGCCAATCCCACTCCATCCTGCTACTTAGCTAAATAGTTCACAGCCGGCTGCTTCTACTAATTACCATAGAAACGAGCCAATAGCAACGAGACGTTGACGTTGACGTTACGTAGTCTGAATTCAGGTTTATACATAAACGCGTCTTGATTACTGCACAGctctattttatacagtccttgctctaaagcaggggttcccaaagtgtgggtcggggaACCCTGGGGTGTCgcgaaacacaaatgggggtcgtgagatgtcctccagaaagggcttttttttttggtaaagcatctaaaaatagtacattttaccaattttagtaaaaaatatcaacaaaaataggagctaaccttgaaataaaaccttgaaaatagaaaatgtaatgagttttctgcctttctttttgcaagatgactcctaagtttagagttagtgaacagttaattatcaaaagcatcagtagcagcacaggaaacacagccacatgctcatataggtagggttaTTTaatgcagaccagctaaatgagacactattaaatcactttgagggacagtgggggtcacaagtctttggcacctatattgtGGGGGTTGTGGGTTGAAAAATTAGAGAATCCGTgccttaaagcaggggtgtcaaactcattttagttcaggggccacatacagcccgagttgatctcaagtgggccggaccagtaaaatcatgaCATAATAACCATATAAATAACGAAAACTCCCCATTTTCccatttgttttagtgcaaaaaagtacaagtacattctgaaaatgttcacatttaatgaaccatctttctacaaaaacagctattgtatttttctccatgagtcttagtgggccgaatatgatattctttaagccctgaaacctgctgcaaacacaccaaacacacaggtttcccagtcacctgacacacagtgtgtaatgtttacagcaaaattacagagagattataataatgaagagggtaaattgactattttggacccccccCTCGCTCCAACATGAACAGTTTGCCTGCTgtacagtgttgtatgcaggggtatAGTGCTAGTGAGCGCACCTATGAtgcacagtggtggacagtaacagagtaaatttacttgagtactgtacttaagtacattttttgagtatctgtactttactttatttatttcaataggGACAGTGTGCAGCCATTtagttgtaccagagttagctagcagctaagtacttgagtattattttttggggaaacttattactttgactccactacatttctatcagtgctctagttactcactacttttgctttgaagtcagctcatgagtttccttctcttttctgaaatctgatccctaataaagtaaaatgtgtttgtgtagttctgtttgtctcagtggtttagtcatacctgtatatcgtgcgtctccatggttgaacatggagctaacacagagcaaatttcactcagatcatgcagttcatttagaggtggtaatgatggctataattcttcacctgagcacccacggtcgtatcttcagcccgtgttaaaggtttttgaaatgaagaatgatgcgtatcgtttgaaatgttctccctgtttcccaatctgcccaaacacacaaaaaatcaCTGttcaacctgagaaagcgtgttgagctatgtaacattggtttcattccagatgaacatttgaaactaagttgtctgtgcttggagtaacttagtgtctgtttttattccatggtatagtttttagggatttcaagtaatggtttctagataaaaaataatgtaaccgaatgtactgctatgtagtcttgactacatttatgtattgtgaaaatacaatgttttgagatttttttaagaggtattttgaatacttcagtatttttttaaaaaagtacttcagtactttgaCTCAATAACCAAACAGAGCAAcattcacttgtattggagtaatatttgaccaggagtatctatactttgacttaagtaatgaagctgtgtactttgtccactacTGGAGATCACATCAAagaagtttctttctttttccaaacGAGTTGATAACCTATTGGCATGTGTGGTATCATCTGTCTTATATAGTttaaaaaattgagaaaaatcagtGTTAATGTTTCTAACAAAGTTTATAAGTGAGATGTGACTAAACTAGATCTGCATATTGGTTACAGGTGACTAAAAGGATGCAATTAATTCAAGTCGTAACATgttctgtgaaaaaaatgtcaatcCATCAGTTACACAGGCATAGAGGTAGCTTACATCAACAGCTTTTTGGTGAACTTTCTTGTTTTATCCATCCACACTGTTTGCTATCTTGGCACACTGCACGTCAGTCAATAATATCAAATTTGCACCAATAGCAGG from Notolabrus celidotus isolate fNotCel1 chromosome 11, fNotCel1.pri, whole genome shotgun sequence harbors:
- the mkrn4 gene encoding makorin, ring finger protein, 4, with product MEWDWPHAQNTRRMDAARYRGICRRFLNGSCRFGSRCYYRHEWPVLPTVQICRYFQKGACWYGEHCRYLHVLQPEVAAGRRGSVPTVSSSSVFYHLPNRRGSEPSPLQAEGMSSQEIRGSVSVVNISNPQRSTGRPATYIAEEQSQDPHSVLSASGESYQSSDIAPASVHNMQNKQEASSSETGDDDGDDRGGAAAAVVDPSTRLSGMDSEAFNRSKIVTCGICMEIVYDKTDPGSRTFGILPNCNHSYCLQCIMTWRKTKDLGPDTVKTCPQCRVRSAFYMPHKYWVEGPEKERLIAAFKDKFSKKSCSYYSRHRCCPFKTECLYRHDKASRPGSFQYPIDDEDDYDGVDLLNLFIAMTLLGGDDDSDEDDDYDFPFYLAEEYGV